AGAGGATGGTTTTCTAAGGCCTTGGTTGTACCGGTCACTTGACGTATGCTGACCTGCTTGGCAAAGTCTCACACCAAACTCAATATGTCACCCACATGACGAGAGATGCAGATTGTTCTGGCATGTCTGTTAATGTTTCTAAATTTAAATCTGGGCAAAATTTCTAAGCACAGAACCCTGATAACATTGCCTGTGAACATAGCTAGGGTGATACCCTGTTTGGTAATTAGTccttattgtattttttcaccCTTGTTGCATATCAGATTAAAATGTCCTCTTCCATGTTTTTTCTTACAAGACCTGGGAAGGTaggttttcaaattaattatgGGAATACATTTTCTCTGCCTACTTTATACTAACCTCTTAATTCACtcctgatttttaaatgttattttcagtttattaGGTACTACTCCATGTCTGTGTATCAGCATGTGTAAAAACAGGGAATCTGAGAGCTGCTGCTCTTTCAGAGAAGACCTGTCACTCCGTCTGTCTGCTTCAGTGCTGAGAATTAGCTAGAAATCTTTTGCATTTGCCGGTTTCTTGAAGTGCCTGGGGGTAAGTAACGAAAAGAGGGCTTTCTCATTCCATACGGGCAGCTTTGGTGGGAAATTGATTGTTTTAGGAATATATGCATTTAAGATATTTAAGTGTGATTTTCTAAAGTTCCCCTCTTTCCATTGATCTTGATTTGTCATAGTGTTTGTGAGGGCAAGTAGATACATGAGCAAGTCAGGAAACAGTAAGTAGCAAACTCCCATTTCCTTTATTTAAGCTTTCATAACCCCTTTCCAATGAAATGTGTGGATATCCCCCATTAAAAGGGATTTACTCAGGGCATTTCTGTAACTGGGcatcagccaaaaaaaaaaaaaaaaaaaacagcctacCACTGTGAGTTTATCTATAAAATctataaaatgaattaaatcatTTCCATCCTAAAATGACCACATATGCAATTGGTAGTGTGATTCTTTGTACTAGTCTTTCTGTTATGTGCTGTGAAAGTGTTTCAAAGTTTAAAGAGCAGCTTTTGATCAGCAAAATCATTCATACTTGGAAAAGCAAGATCAGGCTGGGTTTTTCACAGTCAATTTGCCTTTTCTCATTGTCATAGGATCTACTCCATCCATTCATCTTTatagaactgcatttctttccctgtgtgtctgtataaacAAGTTCACGGTCtcactgtgctatagttcaaccctgatacctagaagaacagggtctaATAAGAACCAGTGACGGTGTATCTTTCACAGaatcgggggtggggggaggcgGGGGCTGTCGATGTTGCGTTCACACAAACCTTTTGATTGAAggtacatctctctctggatttctgtgaCTCTACAATCTTAAAATTTCTTCACCAAAGAGGAATAATTAAATCTGAAAAGAAGTCTACTGACTCATTGGATGGGGTTTTGTTtagaattttattattttaaacatttacttCCAGCTGAAAACCCAGTGTGACATGTAGTGCTCAATGGCCAGAATACTGACAGACACCTAGAATAGACCAGCAGTGAGGTGTGATGGACCCATAATATATGTACTCTGCGGTATAGGGGCTGTAGGGGTGTTGAGGGGCTGAACATCTTGATAGTTGATCTTGAAGTTCTGGGATCCTTCATTCTGCCTTCACATACGACCGTGTGCTCACTATGGTTCCCATTGTTAAAGTCTGAAAAACGAAAAGCACAGCCCAGACATGTCAAGACGCATCTTTAGGTTAAGGCATGCAATGCATGCTTTGTTTTACCCATTTCCACTCCATCAGGTCTCCTCCACTCTCTGTTGGAGACAAAGCTTTTCATTGGCTCATTTAATCTGAACATTTGCTGAAGAAACCCAATTGACTACATAGTTTGCACCTTCAGGAATATTACATGCACAGTTAATTATGTAAAACGACTTTCACAAATAGACCTGTGAGAGCACAAATTAAAGCCAGCTCTTCCACCAATCAAATTACTATGCAGGTATTTACACTTTACTTCTATTAACATGTTACTTTCCAAGCATTTACCATGCATGCCTATTGAAAGAGCCGTGTTAATGGTATTTGAAAAACATCCCtcatttttattaatacaacTGAAAAAATACCGGGAAACCCAGGGCATCTCTTTATTTTAACATTCCCTTTTTTAACCTCAGGTATGTTATCGGTTTCTTTCTTGCTGAATGTCTTTGTAAAATAGGCATTTGATATAATTGCTTTTATACCTTCTATAATCCAGTATCTCTTAAAGGGGGAAAAATACCTTGACATATTAGTGTTATTTTTTCACCCATTTTCTTTTCTATCTATATCCATCTTTATCCTTTTTTAGCTTGTAGCCGAGTGTTCATTTTATGTTTCATTAAGTCTTGATCACAACAGTAGAAGTAAATGCTACATGCAGCAAAGACTTAAGCTGGCAAGGCCAGTTGAAGTTCCCTATTATTACCATCTGCCCCTGTTGTATGGTTTGccttttgtaatacattttttacaatgCTGAAAAAGATAACTTCACGTATCGTGCAGACGCATGActtatatgtttgtttatttattttatactgaCCAGTACGagttggtttccattgacttcCCTCACCAGTGAGGTCTCTTTATCGTTCCATTTTTGAATATGAATTAGTTTTCCTCCCTCCAACGTTACTAAAGACTGTGGGGAGGGGGGacaacattcaaataaaaagaataataatcagAATCCAAGTATAATCCAGAATAAGTTAAAATTTATATTCAATtataaaaaatgtgtatatattttttttcttgggaCAGTGAAGACCATGTGAGGCCTATATAATAATCCATCATGCTGCTCtcaatatacatttagataAAGAATagcattatttttgtatcattataatgtattattaatattatacacTAGTTCTGTAAACAAGGAAACTGGAGCAAAACTGAATAATGTTAAACTGAATTCTGCAAATGTCCCATACAATCAAAAGAAGCATCTttataaaattacaattaatgTCAAAATATTTAATGTCATGTTAGATGGGtattaatttatacaatatCACATTTTTAGTGGAActtcaaaaattaaaaataaataaacatttctgaaatattCGTAGACCAGTTAGTTTCCCCGTAAATTAGTAGGATAAACATAATTTACCTTGACTTTCCGGTCATCAGCTGTGGTTTCATCAAATTCCTCGCCCAATTTGAATTTGAtctctgtgtttttgaaagtGCTCTGTGTCTTCAGTATGATCGTGTCTCCTTCCTGTGAGATGATGGTGGTGGGTTTGGTCATGCTGCCGACCTGTCTGGTTGCAAATCCCACACCTGCAACACATAAGTGAGAAGATCAGAGAGTGTCAATTACCATGAAGTGCTTGGCCTCTTTGTGGTGGTTAACACAGGTCTCACTCACATGAAATCtattatatttagtttattCCATGGATTTAAATAGGTTTACATAATTGCCTGATAATCTTTCATAAAGCACTTATTTTAATGGTAAACTTCTTGACTTTAACCCTGCCATAAGTAAACTGCTTTAGTCTAACTCATTACTTTATTGTGTTTAAagtttgtgtttaattcaaTAATCCCATAACTCCTATACCCATTAGAAAAACTAGTTGAACAACTTCTAGTGTAAACTGCGTTAGTCATTTTACAAACATAGCATAATTCTTTTCGGTTAGCGTGTTTCTTCAGGTTACAGCCTATTTCTTGGTTTTACAGATAAGGGTAGGTGAAACTGTTTGAAAGCTAGAACTGCACATGCTTGAGTGGCAAACCTGTCTAATCATTACCTCTTTCTAGCTGACTACATGTAAGCCTAACTAATTACTTTGAAATAAGGTCTGGGTTTTCTCTTATTTACTAACCAAAACTTGGTTATTACTCAAACGTGAAGTGATAGAAAAGCATATATTTATTTGGCGTTTTCTATTTACAGCACTATGAAAATGAAACCCCTATCTGTTCTATATTTATTGACATCTTGGTGCTGAGACAGTGATACTTATTCTTGGAATTAAGATACAAAATAACTTCTACAATAACTTAAGGTTCTGATTATCCTATGCAAACTGAAACCTCAGACATCAAGCAATCAACTATTCCTGCTGGATTTTATATGGAGATGGAAAATGTGGAGCAGATGTTGCACGGGACCGAGAAGCTCTTAAAAAACACCTTATTCGCTTGTTTAATAATGCATTGCTCTGCAAAACAGTCCGAGGACAAGGATGTCATTTTGACGTCTCAATTCAAACAGTGCAAAGTCAGCCTTTTGGTAGAAATCGATATTTACAGCTTGATCATTTGCACAATCTGGATAGTGACTGGTGCAATGGGAGCAAACATGGCATCAGCCACAGCAGTGGCCTTGTGCTCTTTCCTGAGAGGTCGTGACGCAATGTGCAAAGCTGGTCGTGTACATCTACTGTGTGCCATGTGCGATCTGCTAGTATGAAAGGGCAGGGTGGCCCAGTGCTACAGGAGGGGATGCACGTTGAGGGTTACACTGTCCAAGTCTCTAGTGCTTTCACTGTCTGGAGCAGCTGTTAGTCCAAATTTAGTTTAAATGGCCACCAAACCTCACCCTCACTGTGCTGGAAATTGTTATGCAGCTGAATTGAGTAAATGGCGAAATCTGAATatctttaatatattatattgcaAATTGAATGCCAGCACATGAATTGAACTTCTCCAGAATTCAATTTggctcttattattattatcccaagcttttcattttttcaaattCTCATCAGACTCATTCGTATTTGAATTTTAGATAATTTCTTGTTGTCGAGCCAGGTGTCAAAATTCCAcgtcccacacacacatacatacactgagAATGAAAGTTGTTTCTATATACGGCGTACTTTGTCGGTACATAAAATGCAACTAATGCACAAAAATTGCAAACTATTCCGAGCAAAAGTACTTTATCTTCAGTAGCataagaaaacatgtaatttatgtaatctatccatctatttatctatccaCACCCTCTCTCTGCCCATGTGTAATTTATAAAATGTTCTCATTGTAAAACCTTAATAATGAGATACAAGAGAGAATATACACTTTGGTCAGAAAAGGCAGTTAaacatgtgttttgtttgaaatatttacatttttattctgtGTTGTGGTTTTAAACACAGTGCTCCAATGATCTCTCAAGGTCAAACTGCTACACTCTAATCTTTTTGTATTGATCAAATGACTGTTGGCCAGAACATTTTGTGTAAACAGTGAACAAACCGACAGACCTTTTACCCAGTTGTGGCCTTATTTGATAATATTGTTTCATTGATAAACTTGGTAAACTTTAGAAGCATGATAAAAGATGTCACCTCACCTTAGTGCAAGCTACTGTTATtgagtttgttttttccccccgcTTTGAACAGTTAACTTGCATTTGGTCTCCTAGAGTGGCAGTGTAGTATTTTATACTATGTATATTTAAGTTAATCAGTGAAAGGTATTCAGTTCTAAAAGGAGTAATCGCAATACCAAAGTGTCGACCTTCTAATAAAATCACAGGGAACCCCACAAGAAGCCAGACCTTCTGCACAAAACCTGACTAATTGTATAGAGTAACTGCAATTGTAAACAAAGCAGGGAACTAAGATATGTAGATGTTACTACATACTTGCgagtttaatatatattctataattaAAACCCattgaaatataaattatttaacagaacttttttacattaaatccaTGGACACGAGCCAGAAAGTAACAAGCCTTCTCAGTTCCACAGCTGAAATGTGAAACGGCAGCTACAAATGGGCTGTGCAGTCCAAGAGTACAAGCATGATCTCGGCTGCAGACAGACCTCCCATTGGtagatctgtgcagaacagtGGAAATATGTGCCACAAGAACGAGACCCATGTACTGGCTAATAGCTGTTGTCCTGCACTCAGATATTGCCAGTGCAAGAGACAGGAATGGAGACACGTTGGAGCATTTGTAAAAACACTCCAGTAGGCACATGACTCTGGCCCCATGTATTCCaggatatacagctctggaaaaaaattgagaccacttaacattgatttctgaactcgaagtggtctcttaattttttccagagctgtatattgctGTGATCTGGCACAAGGAGGTCTTGTCTTACAGACTCAATTTGCATCAATGGTTAGAGATTAGAAAAGAGGAGCTATGTTccaattaaacaatacataaagAAGTCTCTACTCTGAGTGTTGATTTTGGCCATCAACCAGAATAATGTGTGGTGGCAAAGCTATGTCAAAACACATCCACACACCCCTATCATCTCTTTCATCTTCAGCTATAACTACTGATGGTGAAGGGAGTTGCCTGCAGTATTTGATATCCAGAGTCATTCTAAAGACGACTTCAAGTTTAAGAAAAGAATGAGAGCTGGTAGACCGGGAGGGAGATTTAAAGCCTGTACCTTGGTTGGGATATTGTTGGGTTGATAAAGTCTCATGAGCCCAGGGCCTCCTCTCCTTTATGACTTTTCATAggttatacatatttaatatagaGTGGCTTGCTTGACAGCTAGAGGTTTTAAAGACTGAAATGCAAGTTAGGCAGATAATGTGAATTCACGCATGCATTTTTCAGGACCCTAATTATGTAAAACTCTCTAATAGTAGACAGATGTGATACACAACTGTGCATAATTGTGAGAagctatattattttaattaggaGTGAAGGATAAGGTATCTTTAAAGTTGTGGCCTGGACCCAGCTACCCAGCCATGTATTTAAAGCAGAGTCTCTGGGTTCCTTCAAGAAATTTCTACATTGAATTCTGGAGTCAATTATCTAttagtttgtaaactttgttaaaACACAATTTTGCTAATAAAAGTAGGAGGAAGACGAGACATTATGAGG
This is a stretch of genomic DNA from Amia ocellicauda isolate fAmiCal2 chromosome 11, fAmiCal2.hap1, whole genome shotgun sequence. It encodes these proteins:
- the fabp3 gene encoding fatty acid-binding protein, heart, which translates into the protein MVEAFVGTWNLQESKNFDDYMKALGVGFATRQVGSMTKPTTIISQEGDTIILKTQSTFKNTEIKFKLGEEFDETTADDRKVKSLVTLEGGKLIHIQKWNDKETSLVREVNGNQLVLTLTMGTIVSTRSYVKAE